The following coding sequences lie in one Rickettsia hoogstraalii genomic window:
- a CDS encoding YbhB/YbcL family Raf kinase inhibitor-like protein gives MTFIITSTAFKHNERIPNKFTCKGQNVSPHLEWSDAPIDTKSFVLIMDDPDAPIEIAPPHGIWDHWIIYNIPASITELSEGQIDSSIKILNNSWKEKKYGGPCPPAGKPHRYFFKLYALNDYLKLDENANKQDLVLALQKHLLAETEIIGIYST, from the coding sequence ATGACTTTCATAATAACAAGTACGGCGTTTAAGCATAATGAGCGTATTCCTAATAAATTTACTTGTAAAGGACAGAATGTTTCTCCGCATTTAGAGTGGAGTGATGCTCCTATAGATACTAAATCTTTTGTACTTATCATGGATGATCCTGATGCACCAATAGAAATAGCACCACCGCACGGTATATGGGATCATTGGATAATATATAATATTCCTGCTTCTATTACTGAGCTTTCAGAAGGACAAATAGATAGTAGTATTAAAATTTTAAATAATAGCTGGAAGGAAAAGAAATACGGAGGTCCTTGTCCACCTGCCGGTAAACCTCATCGTTATTTTTTCAAACTATACGCTCTAAATGATTATCTTAAGCTTGATGAGAATGCTAACAAGCAGGATTTAGTATTAGCTTTGCAAAAACATTTACTAGCTGAAACTGAAATAATCGGCATTTATTCTACATAA
- the uvrA gene encoding excinuclease ABC subunit UvrA — MNQEYIKVRGAKEHNLKNINVDIPRNKFVVITGLSGSGKSSLAFDTIYAEGQRRYVESLSSYARQFLHLQNKPNVESISGLSPAIAIDQKTTSKNPRSTVGTITEIYDYLRLLYARVGIPYSPATGLPIHSQTVSEMVDIINELPKGTKVYLLAPIVRGHKGEFKREIMNLKKQGFQKLIVNGEVCEIDDLPKLDKNRKHNIEVIVDRIVLDESLGNRLADSLESSLNLAEGITYLEIVELPPAVKTEFEKNQRITFSEKYSCPVSGFQLTEIEPRIFSFNSPFGACPKCEGIGKEFFFDRDLIVPDQRISIKDGAIVPWGSTSSKFILETLKALADHYKFSIEVPFVSLSQNVKDILFEGSGEEAIKFEFYDGSKTQIIKQPFAGIIPSLQEKDRTIESVLIKEELAKFKSEHKCTACSGFRLKDEALCVKIANFHIGEVAGMSIAALQKWFSHLEEKLNKKQLFIAERILKEITERLKFLMNVGLDYLTLSREAGTLSGGESQRIRLASQIGSGLSGVLYVLDEPSIGLHQRDNTRLIETLKRLRDLGNTVLVVEHDEETMYEADHIIDIGPGAGIHGGRVIAEGNAEEIKNFEESITGRYLSGRQTIKVPSETRVGHDNRSIELLGAVSNNLDNVDIKIPLGTFTAITGVSGSGKSSLMIHTLYKAALKHLEPTSKVFPGKYRELKGLEYIDKIIDINQSPIGRTPRSNPATYTGAFTHIRDWFVELPESKARGYKVGRFSFNVKGGRCEACQGDGLIKIEMHFLPDVYVKCDICNGHRYNRETLEIKYKGKSIADILMMTVEDAMQFFEKIPLIYEKLITLNEVGLGYIKIGQSATTLSGGEAQRVKLAKELSRRSTGKTLYILDEPTTGLHIDDINKLLKVLHKLVDMGNTVLVIEHNLDVIKTADYIIDVGPEGGDKGGKIVVCGTPVDIAACAESHTGRYLKQYLE, encoded by the coding sequence ATGAACCAAGAATATATTAAGGTACGCGGTGCTAAAGAGCATAATCTAAAAAATATAAATGTTGATATTCCAAGGAATAAATTTGTTGTTATCACCGGTCTTAGTGGCTCAGGCAAGTCTTCTTTAGCTTTTGATACTATTTATGCAGAAGGTCAAAGGCGATATGTTGAAAGCTTATCTTCATATGCAAGGCAATTCTTGCATTTACAAAATAAACCGAATGTGGAATCTATTTCCGGATTATCGCCTGCTATTGCAATTGACCAAAAAACTACTTCTAAAAATCCTCGTTCTACGGTTGGAACTATAACGGAAATTTACGATTACCTTAGGTTATTATATGCAAGGGTGGGTATTCCTTACTCTCCGGCAACCGGTCTTCCGATACATAGCCAAACGGTTTCTGAGATGGTAGATATAATTAATGAACTACCTAAAGGCACGAAAGTATATTTACTTGCTCCTATTGTTAGAGGACATAAGGGGGAGTTCAAACGTGAAATTATGAATCTGAAAAAGCAAGGCTTTCAGAAATTAATAGTTAACGGTGAAGTTTGTGAAATTGATGATTTACCGAAACTTGATAAAAATAGGAAGCATAATATAGAAGTCATAGTTGATAGAATAGTTCTAGACGAAAGTTTAGGTAATAGGCTTGCAGATAGCTTAGAGAGTTCGTTAAATCTTGCCGAAGGTATTACTTATTTAGAAATTGTAGAATTGCCGCCGGCAGTTAAGACCGAATTTGAAAAAAATCAACGTATTACTTTTTCCGAAAAATATTCTTGTCCGGTATCGGGTTTTCAGCTTACTGAAATAGAGCCTCGAATTTTTTCTTTTAATAGCCCTTTTGGAGCATGTCCTAAATGTGAGGGAATAGGTAAGGAGTTTTTCTTTGATAGAGACTTAATTGTTCCGGATCAAAGAATTTCTATTAAAGACGGTGCAATAGTGCCTTGGGGTAGTACATCTTCTAAATTTATCCTAGAGACATTAAAGGCTCTTGCCGATCATTATAAATTTTCTATTGAAGTACCTTTTGTAAGTTTATCACAAAATGTTAAGGATATTTTATTTGAAGGTTCAGGAGAAGAGGCAATAAAATTTGAATTTTACGACGGTTCTAAAACGCAAATAATAAAACAACCTTTTGCCGGTATAATACCAAGTTTGCAGGAAAAGGACCGTACTATAGAATCGGTTTTAATTAAAGAAGAACTAGCTAAATTTAAGTCAGAACATAAATGTACTGCCTGCTCAGGGTTTAGATTAAAAGATGAAGCATTATGCGTTAAAATAGCGAATTTTCATATAGGCGAAGTAGCAGGTATGAGTATTGCAGCCTTGCAAAAATGGTTTAGCCACTTAGAAGAAAAATTAAATAAAAAGCAATTATTTATCGCTGAGCGTATACTCAAAGAAATTACCGAGAGATTAAAATTTCTTATGAATGTCGGGCTTGATTATCTAACGTTATCACGAGAAGCAGGTACTTTATCGGGAGGGGAAAGTCAGCGTATCCGTCTTGCATCTCAAATAGGATCAGGGCTTAGCGGTGTTTTATATGTACTTGATGAGCCGTCTATAGGTCTTCATCAACGAGATAATACAAGATTAATTGAGACACTAAAAAGGCTTAGAGATCTGGGTAATACTGTTTTAGTAGTTGAGCATGACGAAGAAACAATGTATGAAGCAGATCATATTATTGATATAGGACCGGGAGCCGGTATTCACGGTGGTCGTGTTATTGCAGAAGGCAATGCAGAAGAAATAAAGAATTTTGAAGAAAGTATTACAGGTAGGTATCTAAGCGGTCGTCAAACAATCAAAGTGCCGTCTGAAACAAGAGTAGGGCATGACAATAGGTCAATTGAATTACTTGGGGCGGTTTCTAACAATTTAGATAATGTTGATATCAAAATTCCACTTGGTACTTTTACTGCTATAACGGGAGTATCGGGAAGTGGTAAATCAAGCTTGATGATTCATACTCTATATAAAGCGGCTCTAAAGCATTTAGAGCCGACTAGTAAAGTATTTCCCGGAAAATATAGAGAATTAAAAGGACTTGAATATATTGATAAAATTATCGATATTAATCAATCCCCGATAGGTAGAACTCCTCGTTCAAACCCTGCGACTTATACAGGTGCCTTTACCCATATTAGGGATTGGTTTGTGGAATTACCTGAATCAAAAGCTAGAGGGTATAAAGTAGGCAGATTTTCGTTTAACGTTAAAGGCGGGAGATGTGAAGCATGCCAAGGTGACGGGCTAATTAAAATAGAGATGCATTTTCTCCCTGACGTATATGTAAAATGTGATATTTGTAATGGTCACAGATATAATAGAGAAACGCTTGAAATAAAATATAAAGGCAAGTCTATTGCCGATATTTTGATGATGACGGTAGAAGATGCGATGCAATTTTTTGAGAAAATCCCGTTAATCTATGAAAAACTAATTACCTTAAATGAAGTAGGTCTAGGCTATATTAAAATCGGTCAGTCTGCTACTACTCTTTCAGGCGGTGAAGCACAACGTGTTAAGCTTGCTAAAGAATTATCAAGACGTTCAACCGGTAAAACGCTTTATATACTTGATGAACCGACTACGGGACTACATATCGACGATATTAATAAATTGCTGAAAGTTTTACATAAACTTGTTGATATGGGTAATACCGTTTTAGTTATCGAGCATAATTTAGATGTTATAAAAACGGCAGATTATATTATTGACGTCGGTCCTGAGGGCGGTGACAAAGGCGGTAAGATAGTTGTATGTGGTACTCCTGTCGACATCGCTGCTTGCGCGGAAAGCCATACCGGCAGATATTTAAAGCAATATTTGGAATAA
- a CDS encoding single-stranded DNA-binding protein codes for MAGSLNKVILIGNVGRDPEIRTTGEGKKIINLSLATTETWKDRITSERKERTEWHRVVIFSEGLVYVVERYVTKGSKLYIEGSLQTRKWNDNSGQEKYTTEIVLQNFNSQLILLDSKNSNNHTQDSGHSEYKHPEAKNHSFDHSNLDDEIPF; via the coding sequence ATGGCAGGTAGTTTAAATAAAGTAATATTAATAGGTAATGTAGGGCGTGATCCGGAAATTAGAACTACGGGCGAAGGGAAAAAAATCATTAATCTTTCCTTAGCAACAACCGAAACTTGGAAAGATCGCATTACCAGCGAACGAAAAGAACGAACTGAATGGCATAGAGTAGTGATATTTAGCGAAGGGTTAGTATATGTTGTAGAACGCTATGTCACAAAAGGTAGTAAATTATATATTGAAGGTTCATTGCAAACTCGTAAGTGGAATGATAATTCAGGTCAAGAAAAATATACCACGGAAATTGTGTTACAAAATTTTAATTCACAATTAATATTATTAGATAGTAAAAACTCTAATAATCATACTCAAGATTCAGGGCATAGCGAATATAAACATCCTGAAGCTAAAAATCATTCCTTTGACCATAGCAACTTAGACGACGAAATACCGTTTTAA
- a CDS encoding RT0821/Lpp0805 family surface protein, with amino-acid sequence MKLLSKIMIIALAASMLQACNGPGGMNKQGTGTLLGGAGGALLGSQFGKGKGQLVGVGVGALLGAVLGGQIGAGMDEQDRRLAELTSQRALEAAPSGSNVEWRNPDNGNYGYVTPNKTYRNSTGQYCREYTQTVVIGGKQQKAYGNACRQPDGQWQVVN; translated from the coding sequence AAAATTATGATTATAGCTCTTGCAGCTTCTATGTTACAAGCCTGTAACGGTCCGGGCGGTATGAATAAACAAGGTACAGGAACACTTCTTGGCGGTGCCGGCGGTGCATTACTTGGTTCTCAATTCGGTAAGGGCAAAGGACAGCTTGTCGGAGTAGGTGTAGGCGCATTACTTGGAGCAGTTCTTGGTGGACAAATAGGTGCAGGTATGGATGAGCAGGATAGAAGACTTGCAGAACTCACCTCACAAAGAGCTTTAGAAGCAGCTCCTAGCGGTAGTAACGTAGAATGGCGTAATCCGGATAACGGCAATTACGGTTACGTAACACCTAATAAAACTTATAGAAATAGCACTGGTCAATATTGCCGTGAGTACACTCAAACAGTTGTAATAGGCGGAAAACAACAAAAAGCATACGGTAATGCCTGCCGCCAACCTGACGGACAATGGCAAGTTGTGAATTGA
- a CDS encoding metal ABC transporter ATP-binding protein: MEKPIIEFRNVSKKFGNKLPINNVSFTVKKNNITTLIGPNGAGKTTIVRLMLGLEKPTSGEIIIDSKLKIGYVPQKFGLSPDLPITVKKFLDLLAPNNFNSNIKEINSFIDLEHIKEQEISKLSGGQFQKVVLACSIVNNPDLIILDEPLQSLDVTSQQEFYQLINLIRKKLNITVFMISHDLFTVIKNSDQVICLNGHICCSGIPNEITPNSEFSNALSSLGFYTHHHDHKH; the protein is encoded by the coding sequence TTGGAAAAACCTATAATCGAGTTTCGTAACGTATCTAAAAAATTCGGTAATAAATTGCCGATAAATAACGTTAGCTTTACCGTCAAAAAAAATAATATCACTACTTTAATCGGACCTAACGGTGCAGGTAAAACTACCATAGTACGGTTAATGCTTGGGCTTGAAAAACCGACAAGCGGTGAGATTATAATTGATTCCAAATTAAAAATCGGATATGTACCGCAGAAGTTCGGTCTAAGCCCTGATTTACCTATTACGGTGAAAAAATTTTTAGATTTGTTAGCACCGAATAATTTTAATAGCAATATTAAAGAGATTAACTCATTTATTGATTTAGAACATATAAAAGAGCAAGAAATTTCTAAACTCTCAGGAGGACAGTTTCAAAAGGTAGTTCTTGCATGTTCAATAGTTAATAATCCCGACTTAATTATTTTAGATGAACCGCTGCAATCTTTAGACGTAACAAGCCAGCAGGAATTTTATCAGCTTATTAATCTGATTCGTAAAAAGCTAAATATTACGGTTTTTATGATTTCTCATGATTTATTTACCGTAATAAAAAACTCCGATCAAGTGATATGCTTAAACGGTCATATATGTTGTAGCGGAATACCAAACGAAATAACTCCTAACTCTGAATTCTCAAATGCACTTTCTTCTCTAGGCTTCTATACCCACCACCACGACCATAAGCATTAG